The following nucleotide sequence is from Psychroflexus torquis ATCC 700755.
TAACCTTACTTGCTCTAAGGTACTAGTTTTAGACGTTTGATCTTTAGTCATATTGTCTTCAATCATTACTTTACTATTTGGTTTATTTTTTAATTTAGGAACAAAACGCTAAGGTTTTAGGTTACCGCTTGTCTTAAATCTGTTTAATTCTTGTGTTTGACTTACTGTTTTATTTAAATTATATGTAGTTCTAAATAGATACAGTGTTCTTATAAAGACTATTGTAAATTTAAAGAGACATTGTCTATTCTCACAAGACCGGCATCCCCATTAGAGTCAAATAAAACTCGAGCGTCAAGAGCTCCAAATTCTTGTGAGCTTAGTGTGATTTCAAATTGTTGTTGTGTATTAGTAAGGTTTACAGTTTGGGTGTCATTTGAAAAATCACCTCCACTAAGACCTATACCTGCAATTAAAGTTCTATTACCATCTGACCAGGCCTCGAATGTTAAGACATAAATTTCACCTTGTGTGATAGTCACCTTTTGACTTACATTAACTAAAAACGGTTGATTTGGGTCGGGGTTAGTGATGTTAACTTCATAAAAAGAATTATCATTTTCTGTGACAACCGGCGCGGGTACATTATCATCTACACCAACTATCCAGCCTTCCGAACCATTTTCAAAGTCTCCGTTAATGATCAATATGATCTCAATTTCAATGATATCTTGAAAAGCTGCTATTTCACTGTTTTCATTACTTACTGTAAGCTTCACATCGTAGGTGCCACTGGCATCATAAGTTTTTTCTGGATTTATGACTATCGATGATGTTCCATCACCAAAATCCCAATTATAGGAAGCCGCATTTTCTGATAGATTGATAAAAGTGACTGTTCCTTTACTCTGATTAATGGTTTGAGTAAACCTTGCAACTAATTCGGTTGATATACCAGTATCATCATCCTCACAAGATTGAAAAGATAATCCGATACATAACAGACAAATAATAAGTGTACTATATTTCAAGATTTTCATAGTTTTAGTTTTAATTATATACTCTTACATAATCTACAATCATGCTTTGAGGAAATACAGTTTCACTAGTAGGATTTCCAGGTAAATTACCACCGACAGCAACATTCAATAGGATGTAAAAAGGTCTATCAAATACCCATTCTCCTTCTCCATCCGTTTCTTCTGCTATGTCCTCTCGAGTAAGAGTTTGGTATATATTGCCGTCAACATAAAAGTTGACGGAAGTCGGCGACCACTCAATCCCAAACACATGAAAACCTGTATCAAAACGGTCGTTTTCAAGAGTAAATTCTTTAGAAATGGATTCTGCCCCAGAAAACCCTGGACCATGCAAAGTTCCAAATACATTGGTTGGTTCGTCTCCAAGATATTCCATAATATCTATTTCGCCTACAGCAGGCCATTCTTCTAAAACTTCTTCACCATCAACCATTATGGTTTCAGGCACTCCTAAAAGCCAAAATGCAGGCCAATAGCCTTGTCCATAAGGCAATCTAATGCGAGCTTCAAAACGTCCATATTGCTGTTCAAGCAAACCTTCAGTGGTTAACCTCGCTGAGGTATAATTTCTATTTTCAAATGATTCTTGTCTAGCTGTAATAAGGAGTACTCCATTTTCAACAACTGCATTTTCGGGTCTATCGGTATAATATTGAAGTTCATTATTACCCCATCCAGGGATATTTTCTGCTGTACCATCACCAATATCATAATTCCAATTTTGAGAATTTGGTGCTCCATCCACATCAAACTCATCAGACCATACTAGATTATCTAGGGTAGTGACTTCTTGTGTTTCGTCTAGATCGCAACCTATAAAAACCAATAGCAATCCTGTTAAAAAAATAGTGGCTGCATATTTGTAAATTATATAATTAAATATACTTTTCATGTCTTCTGAAATTAAATTATTAAGGAACGTAGAAATAAATATTATCTAATATAAAGTCGGGACCACCAACCAAAATAATACCAGCCAAATTATCTTTTTGGTTCGAAATATTCCCAGCCAGAGGGATTTCTATAGAATTCCACTCACCAGGATTAAGGTTGCTAATTGTTCGTCTAAAATCACGGTCATCGTTAATCGGAAATCCATTATTATTTGAATCAATAATTCGATCTTCGCCTGCATCCCTTATTTGAAATTCAATTGATCCATTTTCATCTTCTATAAAAATATCAACATGCATAAAAGAAAGATTACTAGCATCTACAATACCATCAAATAGTATCCCGGTGAAATTATTTGTTGAATAAACCAGTGTTTGATCATTAAAGGGTTCACTAACTGTATTATTTAATCTTTCAAATAAACTTACTTGAGTGGTAGAACCACCAAAACCAGGGTCAAAATTTATTTGAACAACGTCTTGATAACTATCACTAAACACGGATTTTACATTTTCTGGTAGAAGTGATGGAATAGGAGCGAAGGGTAGCGGCCCTAAGGAGGTGATTTCATAAGATCCTTGAACATTTGCATTACTTATAGTTGCACTGATTAAAGTTGTTCCTGAATCCCCAATAATATTTATCACGGGTTCACCTGTAAAATCGATTTCTGCTACATTTGGATCTGAATTTTGAAAATCAAAGTATAAAGGACTAGTTGCAACTTGTACATTTTCTCCTGTT
It contains:
- a CDS encoding glycoside hydrolase family 16 protein gives rise to the protein MKSIFNYIIYKYAATIFLTGLLLVFIGCDLDETQEVTTLDNLVWSDEFDVDGAPNSQNWNYDIGDGTAENIPGWGNNELQYYTDRPENAVVENGVLLITARQESFENRNYTSARLTTEGLLEQQYGRFEARIRLPYGQGYWPAFWLLGVPETIMVDGEEVLEEWPAVGEIDIMEYLGDEPTNVFGTLHGPGFSGAESISKEFTLENDRFDTGFHVFGIEWSPTSVNFYVDGNIYQTLTREDIAEETDGEGEWVFDRPFYILLNVAVGGNLPGNPTSETVFPQSMIVDYVRVYN
- a CDS encoding PKD domain-containing protein; the protein is MKILKYSTLIICLLCIGLSFQSCEDDDTGISTELVARFTQTINQSKGTVTFINLSENAASYNWDFGDGTSSIVINPEKTYDASGTYDVKLTVSNENSEIAAFQDIIEIEIILIINGDFENGSEGWIVGVDDNVPAPVVTENDNSFYEVNITNPDPNQPFLVNVSQKVTITQGEIYVLTFEAWSDGNRTLIAGIGLSGGDFSNDTQTVNLTNTQQQFEITLSSQEFGALDARVLFDSNGDAGLVRIDNVSLNLQ